Proteins from a genomic interval of Asticcacaulis sp. AND118:
- the rpsH gene encoding 30S ribosomal protein S8 yields the protein MFISDPLSDMIARIKNAAQRKRSKLLTPASKLRARVLDVLKDEGYIRGYELLEVPGEFPQFEIELKYFDGQPVIAEIARVSKPGRRVYSSIKDLKPIKNGLGIAILSTPKGVLSDTAAREQNVGGEVLCRVY from the coding sequence ATGTTCATCTCTGATCCCCTGAGCGATATGATCGCCCGCATCAAGAACGCCGCCCAGCGCAAGCGTTCGAAGCTGCTCACCCCCGCCTCGAAGCTGCGTGCGCGCGTCCTCGACGTCCTCAAGGACGAAGGCTATATCCGCGGCTACGAGCTGCTCGAAGTTCCGGGTGAATTCCCGCAGTTCGAAATCGAACTGAAATACTTCGACGGCCAGCCGGTCATCGCGGAAATCGCCCGCGTGTCCAAGCCGGGCCGCCGTGTCTATTCGTCGATCAAAGATCTGAAGCCGATCAAGAACGGCCTCGGTATCGCGATCCTGTCCACGCCGAAGGGCGTCCTGTCTGACACCGCTGCCCGCGAACAAAACGTCGGTGGCGAAGTCCTCTGCCGCGTCTACTAA
- the rpsN gene encoding 30S ribosomal protein S14 — protein MAKKSAVNRNEMVKKLVDKYAAKRAALKAAAIDESLPLEERFAARLALAKLPRNSAPTRIRNRCEVTGRPRAFYRKLKMSRVSLRKLANEGQIPGMTKASW, from the coding sequence ATGGCTAAGAAATCGGCTGTAAACCGTAACGAGATGGTCAAGAAGCTCGTCGACAAGTACGCCGCCAAGCGCGCCGCGCTTAAGGCTGCTGCCATCGACGAATCCCTTCCGCTGGAAGAGCGCTTCGCCGCCCGTCTCGCCCTCGCCAAGCTGCCCCGCAACTCGGCGCCCACCCGCATCCGCAACCGCTGCGAAGTCACCGGCCGCCCGCGCGCCTTCTACCGCAAGCTCAAGATGAGCCGCGTTAGCCTGCGCAAGCTGGCCAACGAGGGGCAAATCCCCGGCATGACCAAGGCCAGCTGGTAA
- the rplR gene encoding 50S ribosomal protein L18 yields the protein MALSPREQQARRAQRNRTRLKSLANGRPRLSVFRSDKNIYAQVIDDAKGVTVAAASSLETADKRGSNAASATEVGKLVAQRAIEAGIKDVVFDRGGYIYHGRVKALADAAREAGLNF from the coding sequence ATGGCTCTCTCTCCTCGTGAACAACAGGCTCGCCGGGCGCAACGTAACCGCACCCGCCTCAAGAGCCTCGCCAACGGTCGCCCGCGTCTGTCGGTCTTCCGTTCGGACAAGAACATCTACGCTCAGGTCATCGACGATGCCAAGGGCGTCACCGTTGCCGCCGCTTCGTCGCTCGAAACGGCCGACAAGCGGGGTTCGAACGCTGCTTCGGCTACCGAAGTCGGCAAGCTGGTCGCCCAGCGCGCCATCGAAGCCGGTATCAAGGACGTTGTCTTTGACCGTGGCGGTTACATCTATCACGGTCGGGTGAAGGCGTTGGCTGATGCCGCGCGTGAAGCCGGTCTCAACTTCTAA
- the rplF gene encoding 50S ribosomal protein L6, protein MSRIGKKAIAVPKGVTITLDGQAITVKGPKGQLNWTVVEEIEVTHEADNLSVAPRGETARHKAMWGLSRTLIANMVKGVTDGFESSLELVGVGYRAAMKGNNLELSLGFSHPVEVAPPAGVTFVVPKQTEIKIQGIDKQVVGELAAKIRKIRPPEPYKAKGVRYAGEKVRRKEGKKK, encoded by the coding sequence ATGTCTCGTATTGGGAAAAAGGCCATTGCAGTACCGAAGGGCGTGACCATCACGCTCGACGGTCAGGCCATCACGGTCAAGGGGCCCAAGGGCCAACTGAACTGGACCGTCGTTGAAGAAATCGAAGTCACGCACGAAGCCGACAACCTGTCGGTGGCGCCGCGTGGTGAAACCGCTCGCCACAAGGCGATGTGGGGTCTGTCGCGCACGCTCATCGCCAACATGGTGAAGGGCGTCACGGACGGCTTCGAGTCGAGCCTCGAACTGGTCGGCGTCGGTTACCGCGCCGCCATGAAGGGCAACAACCTCGAACTGTCGCTCGGCTTCTCGCACCCGGTCGAAGTCGCGCCGCCCGCCGGCGTCACCTTCGTCGTGCCGAAGCAGACCGAAATCAAGATCCAGGGCATCGACAAGCAGGTCGTCGGCGAACTCGCCGCCAAGATCCGCAAGATTCGTCCGCCTGAGCCCTACAAGGCCAAGGGTGTCCGTTACGCCGGCGAGAAGGTTCGCCGCAAGGAAGGGAAGAAGAAGTAA